In Arvicola amphibius chromosome 1, mArvAmp1.2, whole genome shotgun sequence, one DNA window encodes the following:
- the Bckdk gene encoding 3-methyl-2-oxobutanoate dehydrogenase [lipoamide] kinase, mitochondrial, with protein sequence MLLTFVLGNGPWRGPSLRPLLGSSLSLRTHSTSATDTHHVELARERSKTVTSFYNQSAIDVAAEKPSVRLTPTMMLYSGRSQDGSHLLKSGRYLQQELPVRIAHRIKGFRSLPFIIGCNPTILHVHELYIRAFQKLTDFPPIKDQADEARYCQLVRQLLDDHKDVVTLLAEGLRESRKHIEDEKLVRYFLDKTLTSRLGIRMLATHHLALHEDKPDFVGIICTRLSPKKIIEKWVDFARRLCEHKYGNAPRVRINGHVAARFPFIPMPLDYILPELLKNAMRATMESHLDTPYNVPDVVITIANNDIDLIIRISDRGGGIAHKDLDRVMDYHFTTAEASTQDPRISPLFGHLDMHSGGQSGPMHGFGFGLPTSRAYAEYLGGSLQLQSLQGIGTDVYLRLRHIDGREESFRI encoded by the exons ATGCTACTGACATTTGTGCTGGGCAACGGCCCTTGGAGAGGGCCTTCACTCCGGCCCCTCTTGGGGTCCTCACTGTCACTCAGGACTCACTCAACATCAGCCACCGATACACACCATGTAGAGCTGGCCAGGGAACGCTCCAAGACTGTCACCTCCTTTTACAACCAGTCAGCCATTGACGTGGCAGCAGAGAAG CCCTCAGTCCGCCTCACTCCCACCATGATGCTCTATTCTGGCCGCTCACAGGACGGCAGCCACCTTCTG AAAAGTGGCCGCTACTTGCAGCAAGAGTTACCAGTGAGGATTGCTCACCGCATCAAGGGCTTCCGTAGCCTTCCTTTCATCATTGGTTGCAACCCCACCATACTGCACGTG CATGAGCTATATATCCGGGCCTTCCAGAAGCTGACAGACTTCCCTCCG ATCAAGGACCAGGCAGATGAGGCCCGGTATTGCCAACTGGTGCGACAGCTGCTAGATGACCACAAGGATGTGGTCACCCTGTTAGCCGAGGGGCTTCGTGAGAGCCGGAAACACATAGAG GATGAAAAGCTGGTCCGGTACTTCCTGGACAAGACTCTGACTTCGAGACTTGGGATCCGCATGCTGGCTACCCATCACCTGGCGCTGCATGAAGACAAG CCTGATTTTGTTGGCATCATCTGCACTCGTCTGTCACCAAAGAAGATTATTGAAAAGTGGGTGGATTTTGCCAG ACGTCTGTGTGAACACAAGTACGGCAATGCCCCTCGAGTCCGCATCAATGGACATGTGGCTGCCCGTTTTCCCTTCATCCCCATGCCACTGGATTATATCCTGCCTGAGCTGCTCAAGAATGCCATGAG AGCCACAATGGAGAGTCACCTAGATACTCCGTACAATGTTCCTGATGTGGTCATCACCATCGCCAATAATGATATTGATCTCATCATCAG GATTTCAGATCGGGGTGGAGGAATTGCTCACAAAGATCTGGATCGAGTCATGGACTACCACTTCACCACAGCCGAGGCTAGCACCCAGGACCCCCGAATCAGCCCCCTCTTCGGCCACCTGGATATGCACAGTGGCGGCCAGTCAGGACCTATGCATGG CTTTGGCTTCGGGCTGCCCACGTCCAGGGCCTATGCGGAGTATCTCGGTGGCTCCCTGCAGCTGCAGTCTCTGCAGGGCATTGGCACAGATGTCTACCTGCGGCTCCGCCACATTGATGGCCGGGAGGAAAGCTTCAGAATCTGA
- the Prss53 gene encoding serine protease 53 codes for MRQSWGPGLLIVGAVVLLEGLQAAQRACGQRGPGPPEPQEGNTLPHEWPWQASIRRQGVHICSGSLVADNWVLTAAHCFEKVATTELSSWSVVLGSLKQEGLSPGAEEVPVAALQLPKAYNHYSQGSDLALLQLSHPTAHTTLCLPRSTHHFPFGASCWATGWDQNTSDVSRTLRNLRLRLISRPTCNCLYNRLHQRLLASPARPGMLCGGAQPGVQGPCQGDSGGPVMCREPDGHWVQVGIISFTSKCAEEDTPVLLTDMATHSSWLQARVHGAAFLVQDPGAVETSDENSCVACGSLRSEGPRAGALSQWPWDARLKHHGKLACGGALVSEVVVLTAAHCFIGRQTLEEWSVGLGAGPEEWSLKQLILHGAYTHPEGGYDVALLLLAQPVTLGPGLRPLCLPYADHHLPDGAHGWVLGLTPGAANSHPQTVPVRVLGRMACSQQHAAPGSMGTPILPGMVCTTVVGELPQCEGLSGAPLVHEVRGTWFLAGLHSFGDTCQGPARPAVFAALSAYEDWVSSLDWQVYFAEEPEPEAEPGSCLVNSSRPAGC; via the exons ATGAGACAGAGCTGGGGACCAGGGCTGCTTATTGTAGGAGCTGTGGTCCTGCTAGAGG GTCTTCAAGCAGCTCAGCGTG CCTGTGGGCAGCGTGGCCCTGGCCCTCCAGAGCCCCAGGAAGGCAACACGTTACCACATGAATGGCCCTGGCAGGCCAGCATCAGGCGACAGGGGGTACACATCTGCAGCGGCTCACTGGTGGCCGATAACTGGGTCCTTACAGCCGCTCACTGCTTTGAAAA GGTGGCCACAACAGAACTGAGCTCCTGGTccgtggtcctgggttctctgaagCAGGAGGGGCTGAGccctggggctgaagaggtgCCCGTTGCTGCTCTGCAGTTGCCCAAGGCCTATAACCACTACAGCCAGGGATCAGACCTGGCCCTGCTCCAGCTCAGCCACCCCACAGCCCATACAACCCTCTGCTTGCCCCGGTCCACCCATCACTTTCCCTTTGGAGCTTCTTGCTGGGCCACAGGCTGGGACCAAAACACCAGTGATG TTTCCAGGACCCTACGGAACCTGCGCCTTCGTCTCATCAGCCGCCCCACCTGCAACTGTCTCTATAATCGGTTACACCAGCGGCTGCTGGCCAGCCCAGCAAGACCTGGGATGCTGTGTGGGGGTGCCCAGCCTGGGGTACAGGGACCCTGCCAG GGAGATTCTGGGGGACCTGTGATGTGCCGTGAGCCTGATGGACACTGGGTCCAGGTTGGGATCATAAGCTTCACATCAAAATGTGCTGAAGAGGACACTCCTGTGCTGCTGACTGACATGGCCACTCACAGCTCATGGCTGCAGGCCCGCGTTCATGGGGCAGCTTTCCTGGTACAGGACCCAGGAGCTGTGGAGACCAGCGATGAGAACAGCTGTGTAG CGTGTGGCTCCTTGAGGAGTGAAGGCCCCCGGGCAGGAGCGCTCTCTCAGTGGCCCTGGGATGCCAGGCTGAAGCACCATGGGAAGTTGGCTTGTGGTGGAGCCCTGGTATCGGAGGTGGTGGTGCTGACTGCTGCTCACTGCTTTATCGG GCGCCAAACCCTAGAGGAATGGAGTGTAGGATTGGGGGCTGGACCAGAGGAATGGAGCCTGAAACAACTCATTCTGCATGGGGCCTACACCCACCCAGAGGGTGGCTATGATGTGGCCCTCCTGCTGCTGGCTCAGCCTGTGACATTAGGCCCTGGCCTGAGGCCCCTTTGCTTGCCCTATGCTGACCACCACCTGCCTGACGGTGCACATGGCTGGGTTCTGGGGCTGACTCCAGGAGCAG CCAACAGCCACCCACAGACAGTGCCTGTGAGAGTCCTGGGGCGAATGGCCTGTAGCCAACAACACGCAGCCCCTGGGAGCATGGGCACTCCCATCCTGCCAGGGATGGTCTGCACCACTGTCGTGGGTGAGCTGCCTCAATGTGAG GGCCTATCTGGGGCACCACTTGTCCACGAGGTCAGGGGCACGTGGTTCCTGGCTGGACTGCACAGCTTTGGAGACACCTGCCAAGGCCCTGCAAGGCCTGCGGTCTTTGCGGCACTCTCTGCCTATGAGGACTGGGTCAGCAGTCTAGACTGGCAGGTCTACTTTGCTGAGGAGCCAGAGCCCGAGGCTGAGCCTGGAAGCTGCCTGGTCAACTCAA GCCGACCCGCCGGTTGTTGA
- the Vkorc1 gene encoding vitamin K epoxide reductase complex subunit 1 isoform X1, with amino-acid sequence MGTTWRNPGRVRFALCLAGFALSLYALHVKAARARDEDYRALCDVGTSISCSRVFSSRWGRGFGLVEHVLGADSVLNQSNSIFGCMFYTIQLLLGCLRGRWASILLVLSSLMSLAGSVYLAWVLFFVLYDFCIVCITTYAVNVGLMLLSFQEAPEHKAKKH; translated from the exons ATGGGCACCACCTGGAGGAACCCGGGACGCGTGCGGTTTGCCCTCTGCCTCGCCGGCTTCGCGCTCTCACTGTATGCGCTGCATGTGAAGGCGGCGCGCGCCCGCGACGAGGACTACCGCGCGCTCTGCGACGTGGGCACCTCCATCAGCTGTTCACGGGTCTTCTCCTCTCG GTGGGGCCGTGGCTTTGGGCTGGTGGAGCATGTGCTAGGAGCCGACAGCGTCCTCAACCAATCCAACAGCATATTTGGTTGCATGTTTTACACCATACAACTGTTGTTAG GTTGTTTGAGGGGACGTTGGGCTTCCATCCTACTGGTCCTGAGTTCCCTGATGTCCCTCGCTGGTTCTGTCTACCTGGCCTGGGTCCTGTTCTTTGTGCTCTATGATTTCTGCATCGTTTGCATCACCACCTATGCTGTCAATGTGGGTTTGATGTTGCTTAGCTTCCAGGAGGCGCCAGAACACAAGGCCAAAAAGCACTGA
- the Vkorc1 gene encoding vitamin K epoxide reductase complex subunit 1 isoform X2: MGTTWRNPGRVRFALCLAGFALSLYALHVKAARARDEDYRALCDVGTSISCSRVFSSRLFEGTLGFHPTGPEFPDVPRWFCLPGLGPVLCAL; encoded by the exons ATGGGCACCACCTGGAGGAACCCGGGACGCGTGCGGTTTGCCCTCTGCCTCGCCGGCTTCGCGCTCTCACTGTATGCGCTGCATGTGAAGGCGGCGCGCGCCCGCGACGAGGACTACCGCGCGCTCTGCGACGTGGGCACCTCCATCAGCTGTTCACGGGTCTTCTCCTCTCG GTTGTTTGAGGGGACGTTGGGCTTCCATCCTACTGGTCCTGAGTTCCCTGATGTCCCTCGCTGGTTCTGTCTACCTGGCCTGGGTCCTGTTCTTTGTGCTCTATGA